Proteins from one Camelina sativa cultivar DH55 chromosome 8, Cs, whole genome shotgun sequence genomic window:
- the LOC104707223 gene encoding RING-H2 finger protein ATL39, whose translation MSYFKRNEGTIFFAFASIGFVAFYCINYFIRRCRDRSASAGNTSEEAGMSPRRPPRGLDPEAIDSCPSFVYKEARGIKPGIGELECVVCLNEFKDDETLRLVPPCVHVFHADCVDIWLSHSSTCPICRADVVL comes from the coding sequence ATGTCATACTTCAAAAGAAACGAAGGCACAATTTTTTTCGCGTTCGCGAGCATCGGGTTCGTAGCGTTTTACTGCATCAATTACTTCATCCGACGATGTAGAGACCGGTCTGCCTCAGCCGGGAACACGTCGGAGGAAGCTGGAATGAGTCCGAGGAGACCACCGCGAGGGCTTGACCCTGAGGCCATTGACTCGTGTCCTTCATTTGTTTACAAGGAAGCTAGAGGGATTAAGCCAGGTATAGGCGAGCTAGAATGCGTAGTGTGTTTGAATGAATTCAAAGACGACGAAACGCTCCGTTTGGTACCACCTTGTGTACATGTCTTTCATGCTGACTGTGTAGACATCTGGCTTTCTCATAGCTCCACATGCCCTATCTGTCGTGCTGATGTGGTTCTCTAA